The [Bacillus] selenitireducens MLS10 genome includes a region encoding these proteins:
- a CDS encoding metallophosphoesterase family protein, translating into MRVLHTADWHFGRTIEGRDRHDEHEAFIDELCGIVHEEEIDVVLIAGDIYDSVNPPAKSERLFYDSLSRLSDFGKRTVVAISGNHDHPERLSAASAMLERHSVYIQGQPTLHPLTVDIKAADQTLCVPWLPYPSESRLKEVLAEEADDKVIRDAYNQKIRWMFGELTKNLSKDHVNIAMSHVFAAGGNGSDSERPIEVGGSYTIASDSFPSNVDYTALGHLHRPQTLKHTIRPARYAGSPLAFSFGERGVAKSVTVLDITPGHEPDIREIPISSGKQLLRWEAVNGFDEVFHWMNERRDFGAWIDLKVHLEQAPSAETIAKIKEHYPGILIIQPVFPDMQSPETRRAELSIRELFDMFYKKQMGGAEPDDRLRSLFIELVEEDPTDETH; encoded by the coding sequence ATGAGGGTTCTTCATACAGCGGATTGGCATTTCGGACGCACAATCGAAGGAAGAGACAGACATGACGAGCATGAAGCATTTATCGACGAACTGTGTGGAATCGTCCATGAAGAGGAAATTGATGTGGTTCTGATCGCCGGAGACATTTACGATTCGGTTAATCCACCTGCAAAGAGTGAGCGGCTGTTTTATGACAGCCTCTCACGTTTATCTGATTTCGGGAAACGGACCGTAGTTGCAATCAGTGGCAATCACGACCACCCTGAACGGCTTTCAGCAGCAAGTGCGATGCTAGAGCGTCACTCAGTTTATATCCAGGGACAGCCTACACTACATCCGCTAACGGTGGATATTAAAGCAGCCGATCAGACCTTGTGCGTCCCATGGCTACCCTATCCATCGGAATCAAGGTTGAAAGAGGTATTAGCTGAAGAAGCTGACGACAAAGTGATCCGGGATGCTTACAACCAAAAAATCCGTTGGATGTTCGGCGAACTGACAAAGAACCTCTCTAAAGACCATGTCAATATTGCGATGAGTCATGTTTTCGCAGCAGGAGGGAACGGTTCCGATTCAGAACGCCCAATCGAAGTCGGCGGCTCGTACACAATTGCTTCGGATTCCTTTCCATCCAACGTGGACTATACGGCACTCGGTCACTTGCACAGACCTCAAACACTAAAGCACACCATCCGCCCTGCAAGATACGCGGGTTCACCGCTTGCTTTCAGTTTTGGCGAAAGAGGCGTTGCAAAATCAGTAACGGTTCTCGATATCACCCCCGGCCATGAACCCGACATACGGGAAATTCCAATCAGTTCAGGAAAACAGCTTTTGAGATGGGAAGCTGTAAATGGCTTCGATGAAGTGTTTCATTGGATGAACGAACGCAGAGACTTTGGTGCATGGATTGATTTGAAAGTCCACCTTGAACAGGCACCATCAGCCGAGACCATTGCCAAAATCAAAGAGCACTATCCTGGAATCCTGATTATTCAGCCTGTCTTTCCAGATATGCAATCACCTGAAACGCGAAGAGCAGAATTATCCATTCGGGAATTATTTGATATGTTCTATAAAAAACAAATGGGCGGAGCTGAGCCCGACGATCGGCTGAGATCGCTTTTTATAGAACTAGTCGAGGAGGATCCGACCGATGAAACCCATTGA
- a CDS encoding AAA family ATPase: MKPIELSLKGIHSFKETQTIDFEELTEAGLFGIFGPTGAGKSTILDAITLALYGKVERAPVNKEGIINHASDEMYTAFIFTLGTGNHQTSYKAERSFKLQKNGSVKQTVSRLIKGVNSPVTLADKASDMDKSVIKLLGLELDDFTRAVVLPQGKFSEFLTLKGTERRKMLQRLFHLEKYGDRLNAKLKHKLDDTAHQLAVIKSEQAGLGDASKTMISDQKKEFENLKKEQIMKKEQFSKNSDELKKVERWDELSIKLKAVQSELYQFEQDAAEMAHEEARLNQAETALNGQERARTILDLHRDIEALQQDIQTQLKQKDVVHNEYIEAKKTKDSSDKQMQSEKPILEKQYDEADQAIRLIGDRKELTDKHTKLQNEEKELQFSIEQLNNTLRHHQHDLARYEKEVQKLKKDLETYTISEEDKRLVNQTEHIISQKKDLNNRIITLNKNLLDITEKQKETKKQTEQIEKEKELCQNKLHDQYGKLQFWYDAFSSYKRTLESAKLIITDNRNRRQKHHQESLLAEIRDRLNPDEPCPLCGSVHHEVNHLEAFENADEHIPSLDTFVGEVDRLTDEVNTHRIKLESTAENIPLSPENTSIESGDEVKVPDLYANDFEEGLRRLKQTMHASAQTIGKLYSDVHETLSQLRHHQDQLMTSKERLSGIEEQKKQLIMEHSRTDGEMKETEIEWRKHTASIPFKQAEAVVQSLKEKKELYHRILGRLENARPAIEKKNALINQSNEELYKLQVKKTAAETKLAFQLEQIETIDKSVQSLTDGEQPEDIKKRVSEKILYLKERFEKADQDVQQKEKDLQRISNELIRLESNLESKNSFLNEQEQSFHNWLDETSFKDAKDVLEHTVPKAELEKQKERLNERKEAYKNSQESYRTIKNEMDNLQLTEAAREEIRQESRRLEKEMEDLYDRVGRKKQEIESLVKRAERYDVLEKERMTVVSLLEDLEKLQIVFRGKQFVEFIAEEQLIQVSRLASERLYELTKGKFAIEIDSDGGFVIRDDANGGIRRPVSSLSGGETFITSLALALALSMTIQLKGQHPLEFFFLDEGFGTLDEHLLETVIGALERLQTSDLSVGIISHVKELRERIPRKLLVTSSVPGGAGSKVTIEHL, from the coding sequence ATGAAACCCATTGAACTGTCATTGAAAGGGATTCACAGTTTCAAAGAAACACAGACAATCGATTTTGAAGAACTGACAGAGGCCGGTCTATTCGGCATTTTCGGACCTACAGGAGCGGGGAAATCGACGATTCTGGATGCAATTACACTCGCCCTGTACGGTAAAGTTGAGCGGGCTCCCGTGAACAAAGAAGGCATCATCAATCATGCATCAGACGAAATGTATACAGCTTTCATCTTCACCCTGGGTACCGGCAACCATCAGACATCATATAAAGCCGAGCGATCGTTCAAACTGCAAAAAAACGGTTCCGTCAAACAGACTGTTTCAAGGCTGATTAAAGGAGTCAATTCTCCGGTAACGCTTGCTGATAAAGCATCAGATATGGATAAATCAGTTATAAAACTATTAGGACTTGAGCTTGATGATTTCACAAGAGCTGTGGTTCTCCCCCAAGGGAAATTCTCAGAATTTTTGACTCTGAAAGGGACTGAACGACGTAAAATGCTGCAAAGACTGTTTCACCTTGAAAAATACGGCGATCGGCTCAATGCAAAACTGAAGCATAAACTTGATGATACAGCCCATCAATTAGCTGTCATCAAGAGTGAACAGGCTGGACTCGGTGACGCGTCAAAGACTATGATCTCAGATCAGAAAAAAGAGTTTGAAAATCTTAAAAAAGAACAGATAATGAAAAAAGAACAGTTTTCAAAGAACAGTGATGAGCTGAAAAAAGTAGAGCGGTGGGATGAGCTTTCAATAAAACTGAAAGCTGTTCAATCGGAACTGTATCAATTTGAACAGGACGCGGCTGAAATGGCTCACGAAGAGGCAAGATTAAATCAAGCCGAAACGGCACTGAATGGACAAGAACGGGCAAGAACAATCCTTGATTTACACAGGGATATCGAAGCCTTGCAGCAAGACATTCAAACACAGCTGAAACAAAAAGATGTTGTGCACAATGAGTATATCGAGGCCAAAAAAACTAAAGATTCTTCAGACAAACAAATGCAAAGTGAAAAACCGATTCTTGAAAAGCAATATGACGAAGCGGATCAGGCAATCCGGTTGATCGGGGATCGAAAAGAACTGACTGACAAACATACAAAATTGCAAAATGAAGAAAAGGAACTCCAATTTTCCATAGAACAGCTAAACAATACACTTCGTCACCATCAGCATGACCTGGCACGATATGAAAAAGAGGTTCAAAAACTGAAAAAAGATCTCGAAACATACACGATCTCAGAGGAAGACAAGCGGCTCGTCAATCAAACTGAACACATTATCAGTCAGAAAAAAGACTTGAACAATCGAATCATTACATTAAACAAGAACCTGCTGGATATTACAGAGAAACAGAAAGAAACGAAAAAACAAACAGAACAAATCGAGAAAGAAAAGGAGCTGTGTCAAAATAAACTGCATGACCAATATGGTAAACTGCAGTTTTGGTATGACGCCTTCTCTTCCTACAAAAGAACACTGGAATCAGCGAAACTGATTATAACAGATAACAGAAATCGTCGGCAGAAACATCACCAGGAATCTCTTCTTGCAGAAATCCGTGATCGACTGAATCCTGACGAACCTTGTCCATTATGCGGTTCCGTCCATCATGAAGTGAACCATCTTGAAGCTTTTGAAAATGCAGATGAACACATTCCTTCACTCGATACATTTGTCGGGGAAGTTGACAGACTTACTGATGAAGTCAATACTCATCGGATTAAACTTGAGTCAACAGCGGAAAATATCCCTCTTTCTCCAGAGAACACCTCAATCGAAAGCGGTGACGAAGTAAAGGTGCCTGACTTGTATGCGAATGATTTCGAAGAAGGCTTGAGACGATTGAAGCAGACCATGCATGCATCTGCTCAAACGATCGGCAAACTTTACAGTGATGTTCATGAAACCCTCTCTCAGTTACGCCATCATCAGGATCAGCTGATGACATCGAAAGAACGGCTTTCAGGTATCGAAGAACAGAAAAAACAACTGATAATGGAGCACAGCCGTACCGATGGGGAAATGAAAGAAACAGAAATCGAATGGCGCAAACATACGGCTTCCATTCCATTTAAACAAGCAGAAGCTGTTGTCCAATCACTTAAAGAGAAAAAAGAGCTCTATCATAGAATCCTCGGCCGCCTCGAAAATGCAAGGCCTGCGATCGAAAAGAAAAACGCTTTGATCAACCAGTCAAATGAAGAGCTCTACAAACTCCAGGTCAAAAAAACAGCTGCCGAAACGAAACTGGCGTTTCAACTTGAACAAATCGAAACCATTGATAAATCTGTTCAATCACTAACAGATGGTGAACAACCGGAAGACATAAAAAAGCGCGTTTCCGAAAAAATTCTGTATTTAAAAGAGAGGTTCGAGAAAGCTGATCAGGATGTTCAACAAAAAGAAAAGGACTTGCAACGTATATCGAATGAGCTTATCCGTCTCGAAAGCAATCTTGAATCAAAAAACTCGTTTCTCAATGAACAGGAACAATCCTTTCATAACTGGCTTGATGAGACATCATTCAAAGATGCAAAAGATGTGCTAGAGCATACTGTCCCAAAAGCTGAACTCGAAAAACAAAAAGAAAGGTTAAATGAGCGAAAGGAAGCATATAAAAACAGTCAGGAATCATACCGGACAATAAAAAACGAAATGGACAATTTGCAGTTGACTGAAGCAGCGAGAGAAGAAATTCGACAGGAATCGAGACGCCTGGAAAAAGAAATGGAAGACCTGTATGATCGGGTAGGCCGTAAAAAACAAGAAATCGAAAGTCTCGTTAAAAGGGCTGAACGTTATGACGTTCTCGAAAAAGAAAGAATGACAGTTGTTTCACTATTGGAAGATTTGGAAAAACTGCAGATTGTGTTTCGGGGAAAACAGTTCGTTGAATTTATCGCTGAGGAGCAGCTGATACAAGTAAGTCGCCTTGCATCAGAGAGGCTGTATGAGTTAACAAAAGGAAAATTCGCTATAGAGATCGATTCAGATGGCGGTTTTGTAATTCGTGATGATGCAAACGGAGGTATAAGAAGGCCTGTATCCAGTCTTTCTGGAGGAGAAACATTTATCACCTCTCTTGCGCTTGCTTTGGCCCTCTCCATGACCATTCAGTTAAAAGGTCAGCATCCTTTGGAATTTTTCTTCTTGGATGAAGGATTCGGGACATTGGACGAACACCTTCTCGAAACGGTTATTGGAGCATTGGAACGGCTGCAGACCAGCGATTTATCCGTCGGAATAATCAGCCATGTAAAGGAGCTCAGAGAGCGCATCCCAAGAAAACTCCTGGTTACATCATCTGTCCCTGGAGGAGCAGGAAGCAAAGTCACTATCGAACATTTATAG
- the addA gene encoding helicase-exonuclease AddAB subunit AddA, translating to MHIQPKPANSKWTDDQWRAISAEGNNLLVAAAAGSGKTAVLVERIIRKITDEENPADLDRLLIVTFTNAAAQEMRHRIGEALEDKISEQPRSLHLRRQLNLLHKAPISTLHSFCMSIVRDFYYVTDIDPSFRILDETEGVLLRDEVLEELFEEAYSSKNPDGFYDMVERFSNDRSDEGLKQVLLAVYHFSLSHPKPFEWLQYAASLYDKAGSGDVFELPWFDELTGIVKENLSQSVSFLSEALQLIDSHEGFEPYRDAVAFELDQAKNILETDHPGTAIDRLSSVTFPRLKPLSKKVEFDPEIQEKIKQLRDKAKKTVDDSRSAYALNSLDDALNDLGALAEPVRELAKTIQRFEKKYAIKKREKGVVDFSDLEHFALKILTSSLKGEPIANQYSNYFQEVMTDEYQDTNRVQEAILSQVSNSSNRFMVGDIKQSIYRFRLAEPGIFLDKYRRYTSDGSGEGMVIDLSMNFRSRDEILSAVNYVFRQTMDERVGEIRYDDAASLVTGNHRFPEVFSPLVHVQLVNVAENESETEPHQTPDSDSDEKEQDLSAAQAEARSMIASIKSMTESSSVFDPSTGHERPVSYRDIVILVRSMTWADTFMEEFKAAGIPMYADLSNGYFTAIEVQIMIALLKIIDNPKQDVPLASVLRSPIVGLSADEMAEIRIDLPSSDFFSAIHHYADQDQVENESLQIKVKSFLTKLDEWRSSARSTALSSLIWKLYRDTGYYDYAGGMPGGKQRQANLKALYDRAKAYEKTSFRGLYRFLSFIAKMQERGDDLGEARAIGEQEDVVRLMTIHKSKGLEFPIVFIPGINREFNQMDLRKSYLMHQKHGFGTQWFDPELRVLYPSVQHELMKEISRREMLAEEMRVLYVAMTRAKEQLHLIGSGKNLPDQLEKWVNAGDDEGPLIPVPQRLRSKRYADWIIPAIGRHPDIQQCLRDQTADIPIPSTILDDRSKWSMTLTQSTDLPQYVGDLQPEQHTIIDQLAKGAPVKSDPALDLEVKERFEWSYAHKEATQYLAKQTVSELKQTLDSDYGSDDFVRHFTPDFAERPAFMQQKKLKPAEKGTLVHLVMQLVNLKQTSNKEIQAQLKQWVNEDRLTHEEADQLPVEQIARFFQTETGAEMKEAKLVWRELPFSFEAPVKMAYPDWEGPSDEHVFIQGMVDALYQSNDGELVLVDYKTDRIPEHLQDDSAIGAYFINRYQTQIKLYSAAIKDSWKQNIDKACLYLVENGMIVTIDQEVLE from the coding sequence ATGCATATTCAACCAAAACCCGCCAACTCAAAATGGACAGACGACCAATGGCGCGCCATTTCTGCAGAAGGGAATAATCTCCTCGTCGCAGCGGCAGCCGGAAGCGGGAAAACGGCCGTACTCGTTGAGCGGATCATCCGTAAGATCACTGATGAAGAAAATCCTGCAGATTTGGACAGACTATTGATTGTGACCTTTACGAACGCTGCAGCTCAGGAAATGCGGCACAGAATAGGTGAGGCTCTCGAAGATAAGATTTCAGAACAGCCCAGATCCCTTCACCTCCGCAGGCAGCTGAATCTTCTTCATAAAGCTCCGATTTCCACGCTTCATTCCTTTTGCATGAGCATTGTCCGTGATTTTTATTATGTAACAGACATCGATCCGTCATTTCGGATTCTTGATGAGACAGAAGGGGTTTTGCTGAGGGATGAAGTGCTTGAAGAATTATTTGAAGAAGCCTATTCAAGCAAAAATCCGGACGGTTTTTATGACATGGTGGAACGGTTTTCCAATGACCGAAGTGACGAGGGACTCAAACAGGTTTTGCTCGCTGTTTATCACTTTTCTCTCAGTCATCCGAAACCATTCGAATGGCTTCAATACGCAGCGTCCCTTTATGACAAGGCCGGAAGTGGGGATGTTTTCGAACTCCCATGGTTTGATGAATTGACCGGCATTGTGAAAGAGAACCTGTCACAATCGGTTTCCTTTCTCTCCGAGGCATTGCAACTGATCGACAGCCACGAGGGGTTTGAGCCATACCGGGATGCAGTGGCATTCGAATTGGATCAGGCCAAAAATATCCTGGAGACTGATCATCCAGGTACAGCAATTGACCGATTATCATCTGTCACATTTCCACGTTTGAAACCATTATCTAAAAAAGTGGAATTTGATCCCGAAATTCAGGAGAAGATAAAGCAATTGAGAGACAAGGCTAAGAAAACCGTTGATGATTCAAGGTCAGCTTACGCCCTGAATTCGCTCGACGATGCATTGAACGATCTTGGTGCTTTAGCAGAACCGGTCCGAGAACTTGCGAAAACCATTCAACGGTTCGAGAAAAAATACGCCATTAAAAAAAGGGAAAAAGGGGTTGTTGATTTTAGTGACCTTGAACATTTCGCCCTGAAAATTCTTACTTCGTCGTTAAAAGGTGAACCGATTGCCAATCAATACAGCAATTATTTTCAAGAAGTGATGACTGACGAATATCAGGATACAAACAGAGTACAGGAGGCGATCCTGTCTCAGGTTTCTAATTCATCCAACCGCTTTATGGTTGGAGATATTAAGCAGTCGATCTACCGTTTTCGCCTTGCGGAGCCCGGAATCTTCCTTGACAAGTACAGACGATATACATCAGACGGTTCCGGAGAGGGCATGGTTATCGATTTATCCATGAACTTCCGAAGCAGAGATGAAATCCTGTCTGCTGTTAACTATGTTTTCCGGCAAACCATGGATGAACGTGTCGGAGAAATCCGTTATGATGATGCTGCTTCATTAGTCACGGGAAATCATCGTTTCCCGGAGGTGTTCTCACCGCTTGTTCATGTTCAACTGGTCAATGTAGCCGAAAATGAATCCGAGACCGAACCTCATCAAACCCCGGATTCTGATTCCGACGAGAAGGAACAGGATTTATCAGCTGCACAGGCAGAAGCGCGCTCGATGATTGCATCAATCAAATCCATGACTGAATCGTCTTCAGTCTTTGATCCTTCAACAGGCCATGAGCGGCCTGTTTCATACAGGGATATTGTCATTCTCGTCCGTTCAATGACCTGGGCAGATACCTTTATGGAAGAGTTTAAAGCAGCAGGCATACCGATGTATGCAGATTTATCGAATGGGTATTTTACAGCCATTGAAGTTCAAATCATGATCGCCCTTCTGAAGATAATTGATAATCCAAAACAGGATGTCCCTTTGGCATCGGTTTTACGTTCGCCGATTGTCGGTCTTTCAGCTGATGAGATGGCCGAAATCCGCATCGACCTGCCATCGTCTGACTTCTTCTCCGCCATACATCATTATGCTGATCAAGATCAGGTTGAAAACGAATCGTTGCAAATAAAAGTGAAATCCTTTCTCACAAAACTGGATGAATGGCGATCATCCGCCAGATCAACAGCCCTCTCCTCGTTAATCTGGAAACTGTACCGCGATACCGGCTATTATGACTATGCCGGGGGGATGCCTGGCGGCAAACAGAGACAAGCCAACCTGAAAGCTCTATACGACCGTGCAAAAGCCTATGAGAAAACGAGTTTCCGCGGTTTATACCGCTTTTTGTCCTTCATTGCGAAAATGCAGGAAAGAGGGGATGACCTCGGTGAGGCAAGAGCGATTGGCGAACAGGAAGATGTCGTGCGACTTATGACCATTCATAAAAGCAAAGGCCTCGAATTTCCGATCGTCTTCATTCCAGGTATCAATCGTGAATTCAATCAGATGGATTTAAGAAAATCCTATCTTATGCATCAGAAACACGGCTTTGGCACACAATGGTTTGACCCCGAACTTCGGGTCCTGTATCCGTCCGTCCAACATGAATTGATGAAAGAAATCTCCCGGCGTGAGATGCTCGCCGAAGAGATGCGGGTGCTTTATGTCGCCATGACGAGAGCGAAAGAACAACTGCACCTGATTGGCTCCGGTAAAAACCTGCCTGATCAATTGGAAAAATGGGTGAATGCCGGTGATGATGAAGGGCCACTGATCCCTGTTCCACAGCGTCTGAGATCAAAGCGGTATGCAGACTGGATCATCCCGGCAATTGGACGCCACCCGGATATTCAACAATGTTTGCGTGACCAGACTGCAGATATCCCGATTCCTTCGACAATTCTTGACGACCGCTCAAAATGGTCGATGACGTTAACACAGTCAACAGATTTACCACAGTATGTGGGTGATCTTCAACCTGAACAGCATACGATCATTGATCAACTGGCAAAAGGTGCACCAGTCAAATCAGACCCTGCACTTGATCTTGAGGTCAAAGAGCGGTTCGAGTGGAGCTATGCCCATAAAGAAGCCACACAATATCTTGCAAAACAGACTGTATCAGAATTAAAGCAAACCCTTGATTCAGATTATGGGAGTGACGACTTTGTCCGTCATTTCACTCCTGATTTTGCTGAGAGACCGGCATTTATGCAACAGAAAAAGCTGAAACCTGCGGAAAAAGGAACGCTCGTGCATCTTGTCATGCAGCTTGTCAATCTCAAACAAACCTCAAATAAAGAAATCCAAGCTCAGTTGAAACAGTGGGTCAATGAAGATCGGCTGACACATGAAGAAGCCGATCAGTTACCTGTGGAGCAGATAGCCCGTTTTTTTCAAACAGAGACCGGTGCGGAGATGAAGGAGGCCAAACTGGTATGGAGAGAGCTCCCATTCAGTTTCGAAGCCCCTGTAAAAATGGCGTATCCCGATTGGGAAGGACCTTCGGACGAACATGTATTCATACAGGGAATGGTTGATGCACTCTATCAGTCAAATGACGGAGAGCTCGTCCTTGTTGATTATAAAACAGACAGAATTCCTGAACATCTCCAGGATGATTCGGCCATCGGAGCTTATTTTATAAATCGCTATCAGACTCAGATTAAGTTATACTCTGCAGCTATTAAGGACAGTTGGAAACAAAACATCGACAAAGCCTGCCTTTATCTTGTGGAGAATGGCATGATTGTAACCATTGATCAGGAGGTTTTAGAATGA
- a CDS encoding ABC-F family ATP-binding cassette domain-containing protein: MLNVQGVSLRFGDQKLFEDVNIKFTPGNCYGLIGANGAGKSTFLKILSGDIDSQAGEVSMPPDHRMAVLRQDHYAYDEQTVLDVVMMGHERMYKVRQEKDEIYMKPDFSDEDGMRAAELEGEFAEMNGYEAESDAAVLLKGLGIYEDAHYKTLSELPESEKVKVLLAQALFGNPDVLLLDEPTNGLDIDAIKWLEEFLIQFENTVIVVSHDRHFLNHVCTHIADLDFGKIQLYVGNYDFWYESSQLALRMAQEQNKKKEEKIEELKQFIARFSANASKSKQATSRKKLLDKIELDDIQPSSRKYPYIAFKPEREIGNDLLTVDGITKTVNGVKVLDNVSFSLDRDDKVSLTGPNEIAKTTLMEILMGKTEPDEGSFKWGITTSQAYFPKDNSEYFEGQDVPLVEWLRQYSPEDQTETFIRGFLGRMLFSGEEAKKSAAVLSGGEKVRCMLSKMMLSGANVLLLDEPTNHLDLESITALNNGLINFKGAMIFTSHDLQMNQTLATRIIEIQNDGSIMNKKMTYEEYMENQTVKK; the protein is encoded by the coding sequence ATGTTAAATGTACAAGGTGTAAGTCTCCGTTTTGGAGATCAAAAGTTGTTTGAAGATGTTAATATTAAATTCACTCCAGGTAACTGTTATGGATTGATCGGTGCAAACGGCGCCGGAAAATCCACGTTTTTAAAAATTCTGTCTGGCGATATTGATTCACAGGCAGGCGAAGTTTCCATGCCCCCTGATCACCGAATGGCTGTTTTAAGACAGGATCACTATGCGTATGATGAACAAACGGTGCTGGATGTTGTCATGATGGGTCATGAACGAATGTACAAGGTACGGCAGGAAAAAGACGAGATTTACATGAAGCCTGATTTCTCTGATGAAGACGGAATGAGAGCCGCAGAACTTGAAGGTGAATTTGCTGAAATGAACGGTTATGAGGCCGAGTCTGATGCAGCTGTTCTTTTGAAGGGGCTTGGCATTTATGAAGATGCTCATTACAAAACTCTTTCGGAGCTTCCTGAATCTGAAAAAGTAAAAGTATTGCTTGCTCAGGCGCTTTTCGGAAATCCGGATGTCCTGCTTCTCGATGAGCCTACAAACGGGCTTGATATTGATGCGATTAAATGGCTTGAAGAATTTTTGATTCAATTCGAAAATACTGTTATTGTTGTTTCACACGACCGTCACTTCCTGAACCATGTCTGCACACACATTGCTGATCTTGATTTCGGTAAGATTCAGCTGTATGTCGGCAACTATGATTTTTGGTATGAGTCAAGTCAGCTCGCACTTCGAATGGCACAGGAACAGAATAAAAAGAAAGAAGAAAAGATTGAGGAACTTAAACAGTTTATTGCACGATTCAGTGCGAATGCGTCAAAATCAAAACAGGCAACATCACGTAAGAAGCTCTTGGATAAAATCGAACTGGATGACATTCAGCCATCCTCAAGAAAATATCCGTATATTGCTTTCAAACCGGAACGTGAAATCGGAAACGATCTGTTAACCGTCGATGGCATCACGAAAACAGTCAACGGTGTAAAGGTCTTGGATAATGTCAGTTTCAGTTTGGATCGTGATGATAAAGTGTCACTGACTGGACCGAATGAAATCGCCAAAACGACGCTGATGGAAATACTCATGGGCAAAACAGAACCGGACGAAGGTTCGTTCAAGTGGGGAATCACCACATCTCAAGCATATTTTCCGAAAGATAACAGTGAATATTTTGAAGGGCAGGATGTGCCTCTTGTCGAATGGTTACGTCAGTACTCCCCTGAGGATCAGACGGAGACATTTATCCGTGGTTTTCTTGGCAGGATGCTGTTTTCCGGTGAAGAGGCCAAAAAGAGTGCAGCCGTCCTGTCCGGTGGAGAGAAAGTCAGATGTATGCTGTCAAAAATGATGCTTAGCGGAGCCAATGTGTTATTGCTTGACGAACCGACCAATCATCTTGATCTTGAGAGCATTACGGCGTTGAATAACGGTTTGATTAACTTTAAAGGCGCAATGATTTTCACTTCTCATGACTTGCAGATGAACCAGACGCTGGCTACACGCATCATTGAGATTCAGAATGATGGTTCCATTATGAATAAGAAAATGACATATGAAGAGTATATGGAGAACCAAACAGTTAAAAAATAA
- a CDS encoding DUF952 domain-containing protein, with product MIYYLMTKEELDFALEEEEYWPDHFDDTGYIACVSEEGISSLVSHHEENEELVLLTIDAQKLESAVIYEDIKGNHMMNPHIYGFLNMDAVISTEKFDPSKVKVPN from the coding sequence ATGATCTATTATCTGATGACAAAAGAAGAACTTGACTTTGCTTTGGAAGAAGAAGAATACTGGCCAGATCACTTTGATGATACAGGATATATTGCATGCGTTTCAGAAGAAGGCATTTCTTCATTGGTAAGTCACCATGAAGAGAATGAGGAACTGGTCCTCTTAACCATCGATGCTCAAAAACTTGAAAGTGCCGTCATCTATGAAGATATAAAAGGTAATCATATGATGAATCCTCATATTTACGGTTTCCTCAACATGGATGCTGTTATCAGCACCGAGAAATTTGACCCTTCGAAAGTAAAAGTGCCCAATTAA